A genomic stretch from Limanda limanda chromosome 11, fLimLim1.1, whole genome shotgun sequence includes:
- the LOC133014177 gene encoding E3 ubiquitin/ISG15 ligase TRIM25-like encodes MAQQENQLDRERFCCSICLDRLKDPVTTVCGHSYCMSCINTHWDKEEERGSYSCPQCRQTFTPRPVLGKNTMLADSLEELKKTGLQAAPADHCYAGPEDVACDVCTGRRLKALKSCLVCLASYCEKHLQRHLQSAPLKKHKLVEPSKKLQENICSRHDEVMKMFCRTDQQCICYLCSVDEHKGHDTVSAAAERTERQRELGRRRQTIQQRVQDTEKDVKLLQQEEEAINGSADKAVEDSEEIFTELIHLLEKRSSDVKQQIRSQQETEVSRVRELQDKLEQEITELKRKDHELKQLSDTEDHNQFLHNYPSLLPLSGSTQSSSIRIRPLRNFEDVTAAVSRVRGRLQDILSETGTEILQIEPVRTSEQQAVNSLTRTALYYSSDGDDEVQQLAAKSFSPILCPRQQRTSRRGARRKASDCETPSSTESYQTSCVSQSTAARLRMRTSTFGIRAQESCQWPTVGATPTTPSSSSR; translated from the exons atggcgcagcaagaaaatcaactggacagagaaagattctgctgttcgatctgtctggatcgactgaaggatccggtgactactgtctgtggacacagctactgtatgagctgtattaacacccactgggacaaagaggaggagagaggaagctacagctgccctcagtgtagacagaccttcacaccgaggcccgtcctggggaaaaacaccatgttagctgattcactggaggagctgaagaagactggactccaagctgctcctgctgatcactgctatgcaggacctgaagatgtggcctgtgatgtctgcactgggagaagactgaaagctctcaagtcctgtttggtttgtttggcctcttattgtgaaaaacacctccagcgtcatcttcagtcagctccattgaagaagcacaagctggtggagccctcgaagaagctccaggagaacatctgctctcgtcacgacgaggtgatgaagatgttctgccgcactgatcagcagtgtatctgttatctctgctctgtggatgaacataaaggccacgacacagtgtcagctgcagcagaaaggactgagaggcagagagagctcgggcggaggagacaaacaatccagcagagagtccaggacacagagaaagacgtgaagctgcttcaacaggaggaggaggccatcaatggctctgctgataaagcagtggaggacagtgaggagatcttcactgagctgatccatctgctggagaaaagaagctctgatgtgaagcagcagatcagatcccagcaggaaactgaagtgagtcgagtcagagagcttcaggataaactggagcaggagatcactgagttgaagaggaaagaccatgaactgaagcagctctcagacacagaggatcacaaccagtttctacacaactacccctcacttttaccactcagtggatctacacaatcatccagcatcaggatccgtcctctgaggaactttgaggacgtgacagcagctgtgtcacgggtcagaggtcgactacaggacattctgagtgagacagggacGGAGATCTTACAGATTGAACCagtaagaaccagtgaacaacaagcagTGAACTCGCTGACAAGGACCGCTCTCTACTACAGTTCAG ATGGCGATGATGAAGTCCAGCAGCTGGCGGCCAAGAGCTTTTCTCCCATATTGTGCCCAAGACAGCAGAGAACTTCAAGAAGAGGAGCGAGGAGAAAGGCTTCGGACTGCGAAACTCCGTCTTCCACAGAGTCATACCAGACTTCATGTGTCAG TCAATCTACGGCAGCACGTTTGAGGATGAGAACTTCGACGTTCGGCATACGGGCCCAGGAATCCTGTCAATGGCCAACTGTGGGCGCAACACCAACCACTCCCAGTTCTTCATCACGCTGA